One segment of Myxocyprinus asiaticus isolate MX2 ecotype Aquarium Trade chromosome 41, UBuf_Myxa_2, whole genome shotgun sequence DNA contains the following:
- the LOC127431511 gene encoding F-box/LRR-repeat protein 7-like isoform X2, whose product MRKLSTPSPALILNSNPSSLPPQTVPNGHETSSSSFVPGETVAMVHLPSGTCSRPSKAPHTTLIDVLPDPILLHILSFLSTPQLCRCARVCRRWYNLAWDPRLWSSIRLTGELLHADRALKVLSHRLCQDTPNVCLTLETVVASGCWRLSDRGLRVIAQCSPELRRLEVAGCYNVSNNAVFDVVSQCPNLEHLNVSGCPKVTCISLTQEASLQLTPLHGQQIGLRYLDMTDCVSLEDEGLRTIAFHCPRLTHLFLRRCIRLTDDSLRQLALHCTSLRELSLSDCHLMGDFGLREVARLEGRLRYLSVAHCMRITDVGLRYVARYCPRLRYLNARGCEGLTDQGLSHLARSCPRLRSLDVGRCPLVSDNGLEVLARSCEGLRRLSLRGCESVTGRGLTVLAVGCPELQLLNVQECEVPPEALRLVRQHCRRCVIEHTIPAFY is encoded by the exons ATGAGGAAACTTAGCACTCCCAGTCCCGCTCTCATTCTGAACTCAAACCCTTCCTCTCTTCCCCCTCAAACGGTCCCCAATGGCCACGAAACATCTTCCTCTTCTTTTGTCCCCGGTGAAACAGTTGCCATGGTGCACCTTCCTTCTGGGACATGCTCACGGCCTTCCAAAGCTCCTCACACCACACTCATTGATGTCCTGCCCGACCCCATTCTCCTGCACATCCTCTCGTTCCTCTCTACCCCTCAGCTGTGCCGCTGCGCTCGAGTGTGCCGTCGGTGGTATAACCTTGCCTGGGATCCACGGCTCTGGAGTAGTATCCGTCTAACTGGAGAGCTGCTACACGCTGACCGGGCCCTGAAAGTGCTCTCCCATCGGTTATGTCAGGATACTCCCAATGTTTGTCTGACCCTGGAGACAGTCGTAGCTAGTGGCTGCTGGAGGCTTTCTGATCGTGGGCTTCGTGTTATAGCTCAGTGCAGTCCAGAGCTGCGGCGTCTGGAAGTTGCTGGCTGTTATAATGTGTCCAACAATGCTGTGTTTGACGTGGTATCCCAGTGTCCCAATCTGGAGCACTTGAACGTATCAG GCTGCCCTAAAGTGACCTGTATCAGCCTGACTCAAGAGGCCTCTCTTCAGCTCACCCCACTACACGGACAACAGATTGGCTTGCGTTACCTGGACATGACAGACTGTGTGTCCCTGGAGGATGAAGGCTTGAGGACCATCGCCTTTCACTGCCCACGTCTCACGCACCTCTTCCTTCGGCGCTGCATCCGCCTAACAGATGATTCCCTGCGACAGTTAGCACTGCACTGCACCTCTTTACGTGAGCTTAGCCTTAGCGACTGCCATCTAATGGGAGACTTTGGCTTGCGTGAAGTTGCCCGCCTGGAGGGCCGCCTACGCTACCTAAGCGTAGCACATTGTATGCGCATTACAGATGTTGGATTGCGCTATGTAGCACGCTACTGTCCGCGGCTACGTTACCTGAATGCACGGGGCTGTGAGGGGCTAACAGACCAGGGTTTGAGCCACTTAGCTCGTAGCTGCCCCAGACTGCGATCTCTTGATGTTGGCCGTTGTCCGCTCGTGTCAGACAACGGGCTGGAAGTGTTGGCACGCTCCTGCGAGGGGCTTCGACGGTTAAGTCTGAGGGGATGCGAGAGTGTGACAGGGAGAGGGCTAACGGTGCTAGCGGTGGGATGCCCCGAGTTGCAGTTACTGAATGTACAGGAGTGCGAGGTGCCACCTGAGGCCCTTCGACTAGTCAGACAGCACTGCAGACGTTGTGTAATAGAACACACCATACCTGCTTTCTACTGA
- the LOC127431511 gene encoding F-box/LRR-repeat protein 7-like isoform X1 has translation MGANNSKQYGSEGKGSSSISSDVSSSTDHTPTKAPKNVATSEDSDLSMRKLSTPSPALILNSNPSSLPPQTVPNGHETSSSSFVPGETVAMVHLPSGTCSRPSKAPHTTLIDVLPDPILLHILSFLSTPQLCRCARVCRRWYNLAWDPRLWSSIRLTGELLHADRALKVLSHRLCQDTPNVCLTLETVVASGCWRLSDRGLRVIAQCSPELRRLEVAGCYNVSNNAVFDVVSQCPNLEHLNVSGCPKVTCISLTQEASLQLTPLHGQQIGLRYLDMTDCVSLEDEGLRTIAFHCPRLTHLFLRRCIRLTDDSLRQLALHCTSLRELSLSDCHLMGDFGLREVARLEGRLRYLSVAHCMRITDVGLRYVARYCPRLRYLNARGCEGLTDQGLSHLARSCPRLRSLDVGRCPLVSDNGLEVLARSCEGLRRLSLRGCESVTGRGLTVLAVGCPELQLLNVQECEVPPEALRLVRQHCRRCVIEHTIPAFY, from the exons ATTCGGACCTGAGCATGAGGAAACTTAGCACTCCCAGTCCCGCTCTCATTCTGAACTCAAACCCTTCCTCTCTTCCCCCTCAAACGGTCCCCAATGGCCACGAAACATCTTCCTCTTCTTTTGTCCCCGGTGAAACAGTTGCCATGGTGCACCTTCCTTCTGGGACATGCTCACGGCCTTCCAAAGCTCCTCACACCACACTCATTGATGTCCTGCCCGACCCCATTCTCCTGCACATCCTCTCGTTCCTCTCTACCCCTCAGCTGTGCCGCTGCGCTCGAGTGTGCCGTCGGTGGTATAACCTTGCCTGGGATCCACGGCTCTGGAGTAGTATCCGTCTAACTGGAGAGCTGCTACACGCTGACCGGGCCCTGAAAGTGCTCTCCCATCGGTTATGTCAGGATACTCCCAATGTTTGTCTGACCCTGGAGACAGTCGTAGCTAGTGGCTGCTGGAGGCTTTCTGATCGTGGGCTTCGTGTTATAGCTCAGTGCAGTCCAGAGCTGCGGCGTCTGGAAGTTGCTGGCTGTTATAATGTGTCCAACAATGCTGTGTTTGACGTGGTATCCCAGTGTCCCAATCTGGAGCACTTGAACGTATCAG GCTGCCCTAAAGTGACCTGTATCAGCCTGACTCAAGAGGCCTCTCTTCAGCTCACCCCACTACACGGACAACAGATTGGCTTGCGTTACCTGGACATGACAGACTGTGTGTCCCTGGAGGATGAAGGCTTGAGGACCATCGCCTTTCACTGCCCACGTCTCACGCACCTCTTCCTTCGGCGCTGCATCCGCCTAACAGATGATTCCCTGCGACAGTTAGCACTGCACTGCACCTCTTTACGTGAGCTTAGCCTTAGCGACTGCCATCTAATGGGAGACTTTGGCTTGCGTGAAGTTGCCCGCCTGGAGGGCCGCCTACGCTACCTAAGCGTAGCACATTGTATGCGCATTACAGATGTTGGATTGCGCTATGTAGCACGCTACTGTCCGCGGCTACGTTACCTGAATGCACGGGGCTGTGAGGGGCTAACAGACCAGGGTTTGAGCCACTTAGCTCGTAGCTGCCCCAGACTGCGATCTCTTGATGTTGGCCGTTGTCCGCTCGTGTCAGACAACGGGCTGGAAGTGTTGGCACGCTCCTGCGAGGGGCTTCGACGGTTAAGTCTGAGGGGATGCGAGAGTGTGACAGGGAGAGGGCTAACGGTGCTAGCGGTGGGATGCCCCGAGTTGCAGTTACTGAATGTACAGGAGTGCGAGGTGCCACCTGAGGCCCTTCGACTAGTCAGACAGCACTGCAGACGTTGTGTAATAGAACACACCATACCTGCTTTCTACTGA